Proteins from one Rosa chinensis cultivar Old Blush chromosome 7, RchiOBHm-V2, whole genome shotgun sequence genomic window:
- the LOC112177742 gene encoding sphinganine C4-monooxygenase 2 — protein sequence MGSQLSSTVQSVPPVSLFLSLTSRSGASPSQFGSHRGLRLNFVRLPTELVFTGDWKIWDPGRFTDLSEPGLDQVLIRAKEDCAGESVWRCGDEGRISLLRWNSDWDIGAAPWISGVWVLRLSGARRGADARVPMSLGALIRFKWAWAFVKVALADLTLIRLRGFAKAELDRYKPILMGIASDEILGMFIPIILYWLYAAVIISIEKLVPKYKLRSSEEQDKRNHLVSKGTVIKGVVLQQALQACTATLLYILTNRDNDAAASVTTSTTGYYFIICIERRFLIAMVVMNTWQYFMHRYMHENKFLYKHVHSQHHRLVAPYAYGALYNHPLEGLLVDTMAGAVSFLVSGMSPRTSIFFFSFATIKAVDDHSGLFNFPWHPFHVLFENNSLYHDLHHQPSGIKYNYSRPFFVFWDKILGTYHMPMIPPSYEDAIWTVTK from the exons ATGGGGTCGCAGCTATCGAGTACGGTTCAGTCCGTCCCTCCTGtctctttgtttctctcattgACGTCGAGATCAGGGGCTTCTCCTTCTCAATTTGGTTCGCATCGAGGTTTGAGGTTGAACTTCGTTCGGCTGCCAACTGAACTGGTGTTTACTGGTGATTGGAAGATTTGGGATCCTGGGCGGTTCACGGATTTGTCTGAGCCAGGATTGGATCAGGTTTT GATCCGGGCCAAGGAGGACTGTGCCGGTGAAAGTGTTTGGCGTTGTGGTGATGAGGGTAGGATCAGCCTTCTCCGGTGGAATTCAGACTGGGATATCGGTGCGGCTCCTTGGATCAGTGGTGTTTGGGTGCTGAGGCTCTCAGGTGCCCGGAGAGGAGCTGATGCTAGGGTGCCCATGAGCTTGGGTGCCCTAATCAGATTCAAATGGGCTTGGGCTTTTGTCAAGGTTGCTTTGGCAGACCTGACTTTG ATCCGGCTTAGAGGCTTTGCAAA AGCAGAACTAGATCGTTATAAGCCTATACTGATGGGAATAGCTTCTGATGAAATTCTGGGGATGTTTATCCCCATAATACTGTACTGGCTTTACGCTGCCGTAATAATATCCATTGAAAAATTAGTCCCCAAGTATAAACTGCGAAGCTCAGAGGAGCAAGACAAGAGAAACCACCTCGTCTCCAAAGGGACAGTAATCAAAGGTGTTGTCCTCCAGCAAGCACTGCAGGCTTGCACTGCCACACTCTTGTATATTCTGACAAACCGTGACAATGATGCTGCTGCTTCTGTGACTACTTCTACTACAGGTTATTATTTCATTATATGCAT AGAGAggagg TTTCTGATAGCTATGGTGGTGATGAACACATGGCAGTACTTCATGCACAGATATATGCATGAGAACAAGTTTCTTTACAAGCACGTCCACTCCCAGCATCACAGGCTGGTGGCTCCGTATGCATATGGTGCACTGTACAACCACCCGTTGGAGGGTCTTCTCGTGGATACCATGGCGGGAGCCGTCAGCTTCTTGGTCTCTGGGATGTCTCCGCGGACTtcgattttcttcttctcctttgcaACCATCAAAGCAGTGGACGACCACTCCGGCCTATTTAACTTTCCATGGCACCCGTTTCACGTCTTATTCGAAAACAATAGCCTGTATCATGATTTGCACCATCAGCCTTCTGGGATAAAGTATAACTACTCCCGGCCATTCTTCGTTTTTTGGGATAAGATACTCGGTACCTATCACATGCCAATGATCCCACCATCTTATGAAGACGCCATATGGACCGTCACgaaataa
- the LOC112179818 gene encoding syntaxin-22 → MSFQDFRDLEAGRGPVQSRREPTQALASGIFQITTAVSTFQRLVNTIGTPKDTPELREKLHKTRLHIGQLVKDTSEKLKLASERDHHSDVDGRQKVADAKLAKDFQVVLRDFQKAQRLSAERETAYAPFVPQAVLPSSYTASEIDVTSDKNSEQRALLVESRRQEVLLLDNEIAFNEAIIEEREQGIQEIQQQIGEVNEIFKDLAILVHEQGTMIEDIDSNVESAHAATAQAKSHLAKASKTQRSNSSLTCLLLVIFGIVLLIVIIVLAA, encoded by the exons ATGAGCTTTCAGGATTTCCGGGATCTGGAAGCGGGCCGCGGTCCGGTTCAGTCCAGGCGAGAACCGACCCAAGCCTTGGCCTCCGGCATTTTCCAGATCACCACCGCCGTCTCCACGTTTCAGAGGCTCGTCAACACCATCGGTACCCCCAAAGACACGCCCGAGCTCCGCGAGAAGCT GCACAAGACAAGACTACATATTGGGCAATTAGTAAAGGATACTTCAGAAAAACTTAAGCTAGCGAGTGAAAGAGATCATCATTCTGATGTTGAT GGAAGACAGAAGGTTGCAGATGCTAAGCTTGCAAAAGATTTTCAAGTGGTACTGAGAGATTTTCAGAAAGCTCAACGACTTTCAGCTGAGAGGGAAACGGCATATGCTCCTTTTGTTCCCCAGGCTGTTCTTCCATCAAG CTACACTGCTAGTGAGATAGATGTAACCTCAGATAAGAATTCAGAACAGCGTGCTCTCCTTGTGGAATCGAGAAG ACAGGAGGTCTTGCTATTAGACAATGAAATTGCCTTTAACGAGGCTATCATCGAGGAAAGAGAACAAGGAATACAAGAGATccagcagcaaattggggaagtGAATGAGATTTTTAAAGATCTGGCTATATTGGTTCATGAACAAGGGACAATGATCG AGGATATCGACTCTAATGTTGAGAGTGCTCACGCTGCAACTGCCCAGGCAAAGTCCCACCTTGCGAAGGCCTCAAAGACGCAGAGATCAAACTCATCTCTG ACTTGCTTGCTGTTGGTAATATTTGGAATCGTGCTTCTCATTGTGATAATAGTACTTGCAGCTTAA